One window of the Zygotorulaspora mrakii chromosome 6, complete sequence genome contains the following:
- the COX11 gene encoding Cox11p (similar to Saccharomyces cerevisiae COX11 (YPL132W); ancestral locus Anc_8.641), translating to MTQLFLWGFNTVIRGTHCSLARCSLPSVGLSATLRPKYVSGCFKRLNSTKSPRIDLNKMSTEEIRALRNEWIARQRKYKDRTAALYFSSVAVIFLGLAYAAVPLYRAICARTGFGGIPITDKRKFTQDKLVPVNTDKRIRISFTSEVSQILPWKFTPEQREVYVHPGETALAFYKAKNRSRDDIIGMATYSITPGEAAQYFNKIQCFCFEEQKLSAGEEIDMPVFFFIDPDFASDPQMRNIDDIVLHYTFFKAHYNDGSAVTKGETIDKEKAAISSQLLSPQVVNVQEEAGE from the coding sequence ATGACTCAGTTGTTTCTATGGGGATTCAATACCGTAATAAGAGGGACTCATTGTTCCTTGGCAAGGTGCAGTCTCCCCTCGGTAGGATTGTCAGCGACATTGAGGCCGAAATATGTTAGTGGTTGTTTTAAGAGATTGAATTCGACAAAATCACCAAGAATAGATTTAAATAAAATGAGTACCGAGGAAATTAGAGCATTGCGTAATGAGTGGATTGCCAGGCAACGTAAATACAAGGACCGCACCGCAGCCTTATACTTTAGTAGTGTTGCTGTTATATTCCTTGGGTTGGCATATGCTGCTGTTCCATTATACAGGGCTATTTGCGCACGTACAGGATTTGGTGGTATCCCAATTACTGACAAACGTAAATTTACGCAAGATAAATTGGTTCCAGTGAATACAGATAAAAGAATACGGATTTCATTTACAAGTGAAGTTTCACAAATTCTACCGTGGAAATTTACACCCGAGCAACGTGAAGTTTATGTTCACCCAGGGGAAACAGCCTTGGCATTTTATAAAGCCAAGAATAGAAGTAGAGATGATATCATTGGTATGGCCACCTATAGTATAACTCCAGGAGAAGCAGCACAGTACTTCAACAAGATCCAATGCTTTTGCTTTGAGGAACAGAAACTAAGTGCTGGAGAAGAGATTGATATGccagttttcttttttattgacCCAGACTTTGCCTCAGATCCGCAAATGAGAAATATTGATGACATTGTGCTGCATTATACCTTCTTCAAAGCCCATTACAATGATGGTTCAGCAGTTACAAAGGGGGAAACCATTGACAAGGAAAAAGCTGCAATAAGTTCTCAACTATTATCACCGCAAGTAGTCAATGTGCAGGAGGAAGCTGGAGAATAA
- the RDS2 gene encoding gluconeogenesis transcription factor RDS2 (similar to Saccharomyces cerevisiae RDS2 (YPL133C); ancestral locus Anc_8.642): MEGPEKRRKKVSRSCVFCRRSHLICDEQRPCKRCIKRDIAHLCTDEPLSNSVTPVSITEPDEQLRPGDNEIKKNDHMEGLHMYNGSASQMNRAPSFLTQQPTFVSEHVGSEFSSLNAFLNMLDDPVLMNHGPATNSEISSHHSLPQQSMIGSPEPSLPVLLEDQNSAVENAPTPKEHFFLTAADPSTEMTPEDRLKSVINAKLEAGLLQPYNYAQGYSRLQNYIDKYMNQSSKQRILKPLSTIRPAFRAIARSLKDVDLVLVEEGFERLLLSYDRVFTSMSMPACLWRRTGEIYRGNKEFGSLVDCTVDDLRDGKLAIYELMSEESAVNFWEKYGSIAFDKGQKAVLTSCNLRTRDGRKKRSCCFSFTIRRDRYNIPICIVGNFIPIS, translated from the coding sequence ATGGAGGGACCAGAAAAGAGGCGCAAAAAAGTGTCAAGATCTTGCGTTTTTTGCAGAAGGTCGCATTTAATTTGTGATGAACAACGCCCGTGTAAAAGATGCATAAAAAGAGATATTGCACACCTTTGTACCGATGAacctctttcaaattccGTCACACCCGTATCAATAACCGAGCCTGATGAACAACTAAGGCCTGGAGATAAcgaaattaaaaaaaatgaccaTATGGAAGGCTTGCACATGTATAATGGCAGCGCATCACAGATGAACAGGGCACCAAGTTTCTTAACACAGCAGCCCACCTTTGTCTCAGAACATGTTGGATCTGAGTTTAGTTCATTGAATGCTTTCCTCAACATGTTAGATGATCCTGTGCTGATGAATCATGGCCCAGCTACTAATAGCGAAATTTCAAGTCATCACTCTCTGCCTCAACAGTCTATGATAGGAAGTCCGGAGCCTTCTCTCCCAGTTTTACTTgaagatcaaaattcaGCTGTTGAAAATGCACCAACACCGAAGGAGCATTTTTTCCTGACAGCTGCTGATCCTTCCACCGAAATGACACCAGAAGATAGATTAAAATCAGTAATAAATGCAAAACTCGAGGCTGGATTATTACAACCGTATAATTATGCGCAAGGATATTCGCGGCTGCAGAATTACATTGATAAATATATGAATCAGTCCtcaaaacaaagaatcTTAAAACCGCTGTCGACAATTAGACCTGCATTTAGAGCAATTGCGCgatctttgaaagatgttGATTTAGTATTGGTAGAGGAAGGGTTTGAAAGGCTACTTTTGTCTTATGACAGAGTCTTCACATCAATGAGCATGCCTGCATGTCTATGGCGACGCACGGGAGAAATATACAGGGGAAATAAAGAATTTGGCTCTTTGGTCGATTGTACAGTGGATGATCTTAGAGATGGCAAATTAGCGATTTATGAACTAATGTCAGAGGAGAGTGCAGTAAACTTTTGGGAAAAGTATGGTTCGATAGCCTTCGATAAGGGTCAAAAAGCTGTTTTGACTAGTTGTAATTTAAGAACAAGAGAtggaaggaaaaaaaggtcGTGTTGCTTTAGCTTCACTATAAGAAGGGACAGATATAACATACCTATTTGTATAGTAGGCAATTTTATACCAATATCATGA
- the MCT1 gene encoding [acyl-carrier-protein] S-malonyltransferase (similar to Saccharomyces cerevisiae MCT1 (YOR221C); ancestral locus Anc_8.643) encodes MRLVTFPGQGTPISIPMLKSVIRNKGKEFQTVLDNCGEKSNDLLQFILKNPSSPGSIAACSNLYYQLYKTTETRPKKSVLLGHSLGELVCLSANNLFSLKDLFDIANYRNELMVQYTENYLHAHRISRSSLFEMWALSSPRARNLPEEVTQLLSALPIGTVSIANANSIKQCVVTGLVEDLESLRTELHLKIPLLRITELTNPFNIPFHNSTVLRPLQERLYDYIWQILKRNNTHTLTELDYPIIANLDGRISFLVRHALERFVKCSSNTVQFTMCYDTINNDLAKDLDEAVCIGPGNVIYNLIRRNCPHLKTYEYSSLTTIEKFHDAHVNDNEKSSFKKQVDDGNEIENKI; translated from the coding sequence ATGAGACTAGTGACGTTTCCAGGTCAGGGCACCCCGATCTCGATACCTATGCTGAAATCCGTGATCAGGAATAAGGGCAAAGAATTCCAGACTGTGCTGGATAATTGTGGGGAGAAGTCCAATGATCTTTTGCAGTTTATTCTGAAGAACCCATCGAGTCCTGGGAGTATAGCCGCATGTTCGAATCTGTATTATCAGTTGTATAAGACCACGGAGACGAGGCCCAAAAAGTCGGTACTGTTGGGACACTCCCTGGGTGAGCTTGTTTGTTTAAGTGCGAACAATTTGTTCTCGCTAAAAGACTTATTTGATATTGCAAACTATAGGAATGAACTCATGGTTCAGTATACAGAAAACTACCTCCATGCCCATAGGATAAGCCGTTCATCACTGTTTGAAATGTGGGCACTTTCATCACCGAGAGCTAGAAATCTCCCCGAGGAGGTGACGCAATTATTATCAGCGTTACCAATTGGTACGGTATCGATAGCGAATGCCAACTCCATAAAGCAATGTGTCGTCACTGGACTTGTAGAAGATCTGGAGTCACTGAGAACAGAACTGCATTTGAAGATTCCTCTTTTGAGAATCACCGAGTTGACAAACCCGTTCAATATACCATTTCACAATAGCACCGTTTTGAGGCCGTTGCAAGAACGACTGTACGACTATATTTGGCAGATCCTTAAAAGGAACAATACTCATACGCTAACAGAGCTTGATTACCCGATAATTGCGAATTTAGATGGGAGAATATCTTTCCTAGTCCGTCATGCATTAGAAAGATTTGTTAAATGCAGCAGTAACACAGTCCAGTTTACCATGTGCTATGATACAATCAATAACGATCTTGCAAAAGATCTGGATGAAGCAGTCTGTATTGGGCCCGGTAATGTAATTTACAATCTaataagaagaaattgtCCGCATTTAAAAACTTATGAATATTCCTCCCTAACGACAatagaaaaatttcatgaTGCTCATGttaatgataatgaaaaaagctCATTTAAGAAACAGGTTGATGATGGAAATGAAATCGAAAATAAAATTTAA
- the ODC2 gene encoding mitochondrial 2-oxodicarboxylate carrier (similar to Saccharomyces cerevisiae ODC2 (YOR222W) and ODC1 (YPL134C); ancestral locus Anc_8.644), whose translation MSDPKPLPFIYQFAAGAVAGISEILVMYPLDVVKTRMQLQVGKASGATAGQEQYSGVIDCLKKIVQKEGASRLYKGISSPVLMEAPKRATKFACNDEFQTIYKKLFGVSALTQPLSILSGASAGICEAFVVVPFELVKIRLQDLNSSYKGPIDVVKQIIAKEGTLAMYNGLESTMWRHGVWNSGYFGIIFQIRGALPKPKSKTEKTRNDLIAGTIGGTIGSLLSTPFDVVKSRIQNTASIAGVVRKYNWSWPSLFVIYREEGFKALYKGFVPKVLRLGPGGGILLVVFTEMTDFFRRMKNIQ comes from the coding sequence ATGTCTGATCCAAAGCCACTTCCATTTATCTATCAATTCGCTGCCGGTGCTGTTGCCGGTATATCGGAGATTTTGGTCATGTACCCACTAGATGTGGTCAAGACCAGAATGCAATTGCAAGTTGGCAAAGCATCGGGTGCCACTGCTGGACAGGAACAGTATTCTGGTGTTATTGACtgtctgaaaaaaatcgtTCAGAAGGAGGGTGCATCTCGTCTGTATAAGGGAATTTCATCACCGGTGTTGATGGAGGCTCCAAAGAGGGCAACCAAATTTGCATGTAACGACGAATTTCAAACAATCTATAAGAAGCTTTTTGGGGTATCAGCATTGACCCAGCCCTTATCAATTTTGAGTGGTGCTTCCGCTGGTATCTGTGAGGCATTTGTCGTTGTACCATTCGAATTGGTCAAGATCAGATTGCAGGATTTAAATTCAAGTTACAAAGGGCCGATTGATGTTGTTAAACAAATCATTGCGAAGGAAGGTACATTGGCCATGTACAATGGTCTCGAATCGACGATGTGGAGACATGGTGTTTGGAACTCGGGTTACTTTGGTATTATCTTCCAGATCAGAGGTGCATTACCAAAaccaaaatcaaagacAGAAAAAACTAGAAATGATTTAATTGCGGGAACTATTGGTGGTACCATTGGGTCTCTGTTAAGTACACCATTTGATGTTGTTAAATCgagaattcaaaatacTGCCAGCATTGCCGGTGTAGTGAGGAAGTACAACTGGTCATGGCCATCGCTCTTCGTCATCTACCGCGAAGAAGGCTTCAAAGCTTTGTATAAAGGTTTCGTGCCAAAGGTGTTGAGATTAGGCCCTGGCGGAGGTATCCTTTTGGTTGTCTTCACTGAGATgacagattttttcagaagaatgaaaaatatacaGTGA
- the DSC3 gene encoding Dsc3p (similar to Saccharomyces cerevisiae YOR223W; ancestral locus Anc_8.645), giving the protein MSEEPLLPLYNDSSLRRYIVIRFSDVGIRDLDIDVTNIPYSDINTQWLRRKCRALHPEETSNRRLKFIRSGAMLKSHSDLSREMNRYFIQHRDQQDSNRFYIHCIVGSETLSNEQLTNEDALDDVSPSNEGTTTQAIGFDRLRAVGFSEQEIELLRQQFRHTYGDLEEEASRHNGNEDGSTDIRQLEEQWMETGVDDGSGRALDDNRFNSIAVANFKHNKDLLIGICIGFVFGIFGLLLMKLDGLFNKRQKMSIVAGVIVNIMFNLFRGF; this is encoded by the coding sequence ATGTCGGAAGAACCTTTATTGCCACTCTACAATGATTCATCTCTGCGGCGGTATATCGTTATACGTTTCTCCGATGTGGGTATTAGGGATCTAGATATCGATGTCACAAATATTCCATACAGTGACATAAATACACAATGGTTACGGAGGAAATGTCGAGCCCTGCATCCAGAAGAGACATCTAATAGAAGGTTGAAGTTTATAAGAAGTGGTGCAATGTTAAAGTCGCATAGTGACCTCTCAAGGGAGATGAATCGCTATTTCATTCAGCATCGTGACCAACAGGATAGTAACAGATTCTACATCCACTGTATTGTGGGAAGTGAAACGCTGAGTAATGAGCAACTTACCAATGAGGATGCCCTAGATGATGTGTCGCCGTCAAACGAGGGTACAACCACGCAAGCGATTGGGTTCGACCGGCTTAGAGCAGTCGGGTTCTCGGAACAAGAGATTGAGCTGCTGAGACAGCAGTTCAGACACACATACGGCGACCTGGAAGAGGAGGCATCGAGACACAATGGAAATGAAGACGGGAGTACTGATATTAGACAGCTGGAAGAACAATGGATGGAGACTGGAGTAGATGATGGCAGCGGCAGGGCATTAGACGATAATAGATTCAATTCCATAGCAGTAGCAAATTTTAAACACAACAAGGACTTATTAATTGGAATTTGTATCGGCTTCGTTTTTGGCATTTTTGGACTACTCCTGATGAAGCTAGACGGGTTGTTCAATAAAAGACAGAAAATGTCGATAGTAGCCGGTGTAATAGTAAATATTATGTTCAATCTATTTAGGGGAttttag
- the RPB8 gene encoding DNA-directed RNA polymerase core subunit RPB8 (similar to Saccharomyces cerevisiae RPB8 (YOR224C); ancestral locus Anc_8.646) yields the protein MSNTVFDDIFVVNDVDPGRYNKVSRIEATSTTQEQCKLSLDVNTDLFPIQLQDQVSIAVATSLSLDKTTQDSSATRSWKPPQPNERSLADDYDYVVYGVSYKFEEVSKDLIAVYFSFGGLLMRLEGNYRTLNNVKQENAYLLIRR from the coding sequence ATGTCCAATACTGTGTTCGATGATATATTTGTTGTGAACGATGTGGATCCAGGGAGATACAACAAAGTATCGCGTATAGAGGCAACTTCGACAACGCAGGAACAGTGTAAGCTGTCACTAGATGTAAATACGGAcctttttccaattcaacTACAAGACCAAGtttcaattgctgttgCGACTTCGTTGAGCCTGGATAAAACGACACAGGACTCTTCTGCAACTAGAAGTTGGAAACCTCCACAGCCTAATGAAAGATCTTTAGCGGACGATTACGACTACGTCGTTTATGGTGTATCAtataaatttgaagaggTCAGTAAGGATTTAATCGCTGTTTACTTTTCATTTGGTGGTCTACTGATGAGACTAGAGGGCAACTATAGAACTTTGAACAATGtcaaacaagaaaatgcaTACCTATTGATTCGTCGTTAG
- the ISU2 gene encoding putative iron-binding protein ISU2 (similar to Saccharomyces cerevisiae ISU2 (YOR226C) and ISU1 (YPL135W); ancestral locus Anc_8.647), translating into MFRFIRPGFSGSGMSAAGTRLTRRLYHPKVIDHYTNPRNVGSLDKTLPNVGTGLVGAPACGDVMKLQIQVDDSGVIQNVKFKTFGCGSAIASSSYMTELVRGKTLEDAAKIKNTEIAKELSLPPVKLHCSMLAEDAIKAAIKDYQSKRKPTSLT; encoded by the coding sequence ATGTTCAGGTTCATCAGACCGGGGTTCAGCGGCAGTGGGATGTCAGCTGCGGGAACAAGACTGACGAGGAGGCTGTATCACCCCAAGGTGATCGATCATTACACAAACCCGCGCAATGTGGGCTCGTTGGATAAGACGCTGCCCAACGTGGGGACGGGACTGGTGGGGGCACCGGCTTGCGGGGACGTGATGAAGCTGCAGATCCAGGTGGACGACTCTGGCGTGATCCAGAATGTCAAGTTCAAGACGTTTGGTTGCGGCTCCGCCATCGCGTCTTCCTCGTACATGACGGAGCTGGTGCGTGGCAAGACTCTGGAGGATGCTGCCAAGATCAAAAACACGGAGATCGCCAAAGAACTGAGCTTACCCCCCGTGAAGCTGCATTGCTCCATGCTGGCTGAGGACGCAATCAAAGCGGCGATCAAGGATTACCAGTCCAAGAGGAAACCAACGAGCCTCACGTGA
- a CDS encoding uncharacterized protein (similar to Saccharomyces cerevisiae YOR227W and GIP3 (YPL137C); ancestral locus Anc_8.648), producing the protein MMNSVIVDIPTDWLYRGKRRQAKAKAGKQDVDGGLASEVAIEGAGAAAPAGSLGEGERLPLRSRSASISNAALSKPAVKKPSPAQRSSSTNGAEQLQTATQLEAEAPSRQQQVQPQQQQQKMRRSSSVSFSDLKKGDALNERSKKSLFGSLFGKKSTPSPPLSRSQPQSQQQHQHQQQQHHAQNGASHTHHPVSSSIITHSITNSVMKEPVSPEVRPQTPILHPACLELHKPSATIPFGELAKIRLKRVTFAVDKFDCDPPQQLPSRKPKMGNVLVPEDMISDVPPISLGITNGNPSPQQQQQQQQQQAHLEQQLQATAAAAAASSSTPVSQREPRYTKDSKEYKIALDDYRRALKESVKHQQEAHFAAKRIESEVASFKASSSLGRINSPKWSQQVENDTTATVVDDKVASLSIDKPIHMHENHFNEYTKESSNMDAKNESETTLDVVYTRCCHLREILPIPSTLRQVKGKTAPLHTLKFLNPKPTLIDILSFCDFISVVPINIVIFDKVSLTPEMFQIVLMSLVNSTVLEKLSVRNVPINQGGWRLLCKFLLENKSLVRLDISQTKKRQDLPEILHRDNMDWSLFSQVLTKRTGKPLEELLMNGIKFQNLPIEQLEILLESFGKANSKSPLRLGVATSDINTDCIKCIFNWMSKYKVQGVDLAFNDLSELVKVMVSKLSALELKNLEYFTLNSTNISSAYDLALLLKYLSLLPALKFLDISNLPQTFPDVLPYMFKYLPRFPKLNRINLDNNNLSFKNMSMLCNILGKCNNLTHISIQSQTTVFDAIGPNNDMIKTPEDLEQFKRFSRNTFSASLYALVKDSPNLVILDVDYDNITDDIKSRIALMLMRNMNKNIDSNFQIDELSTQDELIFDGSLVTETAEEVLKRINNKEILNTDPTKRYLTKKYCEKLQKLHLKVQYKIDDMFEKRSSGELPLQEKENLLRLLLLEKNLTNILEIYANIPHLSQILGPSSTQLPSLKHVSSEQALSTPVSAEHEIAARPHLMATDSGRVIDVITGKSLLVDSPSNVSRVGSRRQEEEEGELHKWGFFVQQQRSIYPEHESRRPERVQHNESASSGSERSNNTAKSDKLAQPILLPKIPSGTELREAIIQAKGIDSIDDLIKNVNKEQVELESIYGSSLRSTGSMTEHSLETRASSNICSVGTDSESGSECLHSTSKDHEEATVKETYDKLLNNLKMERPIKPEGPPKLK; encoded by the coding sequence ATGATGAATTCGGTCATCGTGGATATTCCTACGGATTGGTTGTACAGGGGCAAGAGGAGGCAGGCCAAGGCGAAGGCGGGCAAGCAGGACGTGGATGGAGGGTTGGCGAGCGAGGTGGCGATTGAAGGTGCTGGAGCAGCTGCGCCAGCCGGGTCGCTGGGTGAGGGCGAAAGATTGCCCTTGCGGAGCAGATCGGCGTCTATCTCCAACGCGGCGCTTTCCAAGCCGGCAGTTAAGAAGCCCTCACCTGCTCAGAGGTCCAGTTCTACCAACGGTGCTGAGCAATTGCAGACGGCCACGCAGCTGGAGGCAGAGGCGCCAAGCCGGCAGCAGCAGGTGCAGCCccagcagcagcagcagaaGATGCGCAGGTCGTCGTCTGTATCCTTTTCTGATCTGAAAAAGGGAGATGCGCTGAACGAAAGGTCGAAGAAGTCACTATTCGGGTCGCtttttggcaaaaaatCGACGCCATCACCCCCACTGTCACGCTCGCAACCGCAGTCacagcaacagcatcagcatcagcaacagcaacacCACGCTCAGAATGGCGCCAGCCACACGCATCACCCAGTCTCGTCCAGCATTATAACACACAGCATTACAAACTCGGTAATGAAAGAGCCAGTGTCCCCAGAAGTAAGGCCTCAGACTCCAATTCTACACCCGGCATGTTTAGAACTACACAAACCGTCAGCAACAATCCCGTTCGGCGAATTGGCGAAAATCCGGCTCAAAAGAGTCACTTTTGCCGTCGATAAGTTCGATTGCGACCCTCCTCAACAGTTACCTTCAAGAAAGCCAAAAATGGGAAATGTATTGGTGCCGGAAGATATGATCAGCGATGTACCACCAATATCTCTAGGTATTACCAACGGCAATCCGTCGccacaacaacaacaacaacaacaacaacaacaggCGCACTTAGAGCAACAGCTGCAGGCAAcggcagcagcagcagcagcatcGTCAAGCACACCAGTGTCTCAGCGGGAGCCCAGGTATACAAAGGACTCGAAAGAATATAAAATTGCATTGGATGATTATCGTCGAGCGCTAAAGGAATCCGTCAAACATCAACAGGAAGCTCATTTCGCAGCGAAAAGGATTGAAAGTGAAGTCGCCTCTTTCAAAGCATCATCTAGCTTAGGTCGTATCAATTCACCGAAATGGTCACAACAAGTAGAGAATGATACAACAGCAACGGTTGTTGACGACAAAGTTGCTAGCCTATCAATTGATAAACCAATTCATATGCATGAGAATCATTTTAATGAATATACTAAAGAATCAAGTAATATGgatgcaaaaaatgaatcagaAACTACTCTGGATGTTGTATATACAAGATGTTGTCATTTGAGAGAGATTTTACCTATCCCATCAACCTTGAGACAAGTCAAGGGTAAAACCGCTCCACTGCatactttgaaatttctaaaTCCGAAACCTACATTGATAGATATACTTTCGTTTTGTGATTTTATTTCTGTTGTACCTATTAATATAGTAATATTTGACAAAGTTTCTTTGACACCAGAAATGTTCCAAATCGTTTTGATGTCATTGGTTAATTCTACTGTACTAGAAAAATTAAGTGTAAGAAATGTTCCCATTAACCAAGGAGGATGGAGATTgctttgcaaatttttgttgGAAAATAAATCACTAGTAAGACTAGATATATCACAAACTAAAAAAAGACAGGATCTACCAGAAATACTTCACCGTGATAATATGGATTGGTCACTCTTTTCACAGGTGCTGACTAAAAGAACGGGGAAACCTTTGGAAGAACTATTGATGAACGGTATCAAGTTCCAAAATTTACCCATTGAACAATTGGAAATATTACTCGAATCCTTCGGTAAggcaaattcaaaatcaccATTGCGATTAGGAGTCGCGACATCCGATATAAATACAGATTGCATAAAATGTATTTTTAACTGGATGTCAAAATATAAAGTTCAAGGTGTTGATTTAGCATTTAACGACTTATCAGAGTTAGTTAAAGTAATGGTTAGTAAATTATCGGCATTagaattaaaaaatttggaatattTTACTTTGAATAGTACAAATATTTCATCTGCGTATGATTTAGCActattgttgaaatatttgtCGTTATTACCTGccttaaaatttttggatatCAGTAACCTCCCACAAACGTTTCCAGATGTTTTACCATACATGTTTAAATACTTACCAAGGTTTCCTAAATTAAACAGAATCAATTTAGATAATAATAATCTAAGCTTCAAGAACATGTCAATGCTTTGTAATATTTTGGGTAAATGCAACAATTTAACTCATATTTCTATTCAATCTCAAACCACAGTATTTGATGCAATTGGTCCTAACAATGATATGATAAAAACGCCGGAAGATTTGGAACAATTTAAgagattttcaagaaacaCTTTCTCAGCTTCTTTGTATGCATTGGTCAAGGATTCACCAAATTTAGTTATCCTTGATGTTGATTATGATAATATCACAGATGATATAAAATCAAGGATAGCTTTAATGTTGATGCGCAATatgaacaaaaatattgattcAAACTTTCAGATAGACGAATTATCGACACAAGATGAATTGATCTTCGATGGTTCATTGGTGACAGAAACGGCGGAGGAAGTATTGAAGAGAATAAATAATAAGGAGATACTAAACACTGATCCTACAAAAAGGTACTTaaccaaaaaatattgtgaaaagttgcaaaaaTTACATCTTAAGGTACAATacaaaattgatgatatgTTCGAGAAAAGAAGTTCAGGTGAATTGCCGTTacaggaaaaagaaaacctTTTGCGTCTTTTACTTttagagaaaaatttgacgaATATTTTGGAAATATACGCAAATATTCCTCATTTATCTCAAATATTAGGTCCAAGCTCTACGCAATTACCATCTTTGAAACACGTTTCCTCTGAACAGGCGCTATCTACTCCAGTTTCTGCAGAGCATGAAATTGCAGCAAGACCGCATCTAATGGCAACCGACTCTGGTAGAGTTATTGATGTGATAACAGGTAAGTCTTTACTGGTTGATTCGCCGTCTAATGTTTCAAGAGTAGGTAGTAGAAGGcaggaggaggaggaaggTGAATTGCACAAATGGGGTTTCTTCGTTCAACAACAACGTTCCATCTATCCAGAACACGAGTCAAGACGGCCTGAGAGGGTACAGCACAATGAGTCCGCTTCTTCTGGTTCTGAAAGGTCAAATAATACCGCGAAAAGTGACAAGCTGGCACAACCGATACTCCTGCCTAAAATTCCTTCGGGGACAGAACTACGTGAGGCTATCATTCAAGCTAAAGGGATAGATTCCATTGATGACTTGATTAAAAATGTAAACAAAGAGCAGGTCGAATTGGAGAGTATTTATGGAAGCTCATTAAGATCAACAGGCTCAATGACTGAACATAGTCTTGAAACGAGAGCATCTTCGAATATTTGTTCAGTAGGGACCGACAGCGAATCGGGATCTGAATGCCTGCATTCGACTTCAAAGGATCATGAAGAAGCAACTGTCAAAGAGACATATGATAAattattgaataatttgaaaatggagCGTCCCATAAAACCAGAGGGACCACCGAAACTGAAGTAA